The Ananas comosus cultivar F153 unplaced genomic scaffold, ASM154086v1, whole genome shotgun sequence genome has a window encoding:
- the LOC109705691 gene encoding LOW QUALITY PROTEIN: acetyl-coenzyme A carboxylase carboxyl transferase subunit alpha, chloroplastic-like (The sequence of the model RefSeq protein was modified relative to this genomic sequence to represent the inferred CDS: deleted 2 bases in 2 codons) has translation MNSLPYSPVIGGGESCSYVSGSQIRLRNDFFGADLRRSPFSGTVGVLFKPLGRSSARNGNGVQIFARIKKAQKHDYPWPDDIDPNLKSGHLSYLSHFKPLSVKPKPVTLAFEKPLVDLEKKIMDVRKMADETGLDFSDQINMLENKYQQALKDLYTHLTPIQRLNIARHPNRPTFLDHVLNITEKWVELHGDRAGYDDPAMVTGIGSIDGKSYMFIGHQKGRNTKENIQRNFGMPTPHGYRKALRMMKYADHHGFPIITFIDTPGAYADLKSEELGQGEAIAHNLRAMFGLKVPIVTVVIGEGGSGGALAIGCANKIYMLENAVFYVASPEACAAILWKSSSAAPKAAEKLRITAGELCKLQIADGIIPEPLGGAHTDPAWTSQQIKLMVTKAMEELSIMDVDTLLGHRIKKFRILGGFVEGQPVDPEKKRNMKKKETDLSQATADIEAEIENIKKAALEAKGKSPAPTISDEAVEKLRQEVDKEMTNAFISMGLQEKLEALKMELSKSGNSPDQTLGPVLKEKVDRLMQEFKHNLSRPGSYMALKQKLEMLSEVSKLQELRLKGEKLKKELNEKLQEQVKDKIEILRKAREQVAKGEKLEEEEIKEVEKVKKELEEMLKSMSLEVVGLTKKKVPTAPPVLEKKLKKADEVIKSEIEKVIDMIGLRGKIDELKAEISSGLNKEKIEQLDKEIREEIAAAVDLNELKRKVETEIKEENDGNSADAPLQETVGAGKASG, from the exons ATGAATTCTTTACCCTATTCGCCTGTGATTGGTGGTGGAGAAAGTTGCAGTTATGTATCTGGATCACAAATTCGTTTAAGAAATGATTTCTTTGGTGCTGATCTGCGAAGAAGTCCGTTTAGTGGAACTGTAGGGGTTCTCTTCAAGCCTTTGGGACGGTCTAGTGCTAGAAATGGAAACGGTGTTCAAATTTTTGCGAGGATTAAAAAGGCACAAAAGCATGACTATCCCTGGCCTGATGACATTGATCCAAACTTGAAAAGTGGGCATTTGAGCTACCTATCTCATTTTAAGCCTCTTTCGGTGAAACCAAAGCCTGTCACTCTTGCTTTTGAGAAGCCTTTGGTTGATCTGGAAAAGAAGATCATGGAT GTGCGCAAAATGGCCGATGAAACCGGTTTGGATTTCAGCGATCAAATCAATATGTTGGAAAACAAGTACCAGCAG GCTCTGAAGGACTTATATACGCATCTAACTCCTATCCAACGACTGAATATCGCTCGTCACCCCAACAGGCCAACATTTCTTGATCATGTCTTAAACATCACTGAAAAG tGGGTGGAGCTACATGGAGACCGTGCAGGCTATGATGACCCTGCTATGGTAACGGGTATCGGAAGTATAGATGGCAAGAGTTACATGTTTATTGGTCATCAGAAAGGCAGGAACACAAAGGAAAATATTCAGCGTAATTTTGGAATGCCTACACCACATGG CTATCGCAAGGCCTTGCGTATGATGAAGTATGctgatcaccatggatttcctATTATCACGTTTATCGACACGCCTGGCGCATATGCTGATCTTAAATCTGAGGAACTTGGTCAG GGGGAAGCGATAGCTCATAACCTAAGGGCTATGTTTGGCCTGAAAGTTCCAATTGTAACTGTTGTTATTGGTGAAGGTGGATCTGGTGGAGCTCTTGCTATCGGCTGTGCGAATAAGATATATATGTTGGAGAATGCTGTCTTTTATGTTGCCAG TCCAGAAGCATGTGCTGCAATCTTGTGGAAGTCCTCTTCAGCAGCTCCTAAG GCAGCTGAGAAGCTACGAATCACGGCCGGCGAGTTGTGTAAACTCCAGATTGCTGATGGAATTATCCCC GAACCTCTAGGTGGTGCACACACTGATCCAGCTTGGACTTCTCAGCAGATAAAGCTTATGGTTACAAAGGCCATGGAG GAGCTCTCAATAATGGATGTAGATACTTTACTTGGCCATCGG ATCAAAAAATTCCGAATTCTCGGGGGCTTCGTGGAAGGTCAACCA GTGGATCCTGAGAAGAAACGCAACatgaagaagaaagaaaccGATCTTTCTCAAGCAACAGCTGACATTGAGGCCgaaattgaaaatatcaaaaaagcTGCCCTAGAAGCCAAAGGCAAAAGCCCGGCTCCGACCATCTCTGATGAGGCTGTAGAGAAGCTGAGGCAAGAAGTAGACAAGGAAATGACGAATGCCTTCATCTCCATGGGCTTGCAGGAGAAGCTAGAAGCCCTTAAGATGGAGTTATCCAAATCTGGTAACTCTCCTGACCAAACCCTAGGTCCTGTGCTCAAGGAAAAAGTGGATAGGCTTATGCAGGAGTTCAAACATAACCTATCTCGCCCTGGATCATACATGGCATTAAAGCAGAAACTCGAAATGTTATCAGAAGTATCTAAGCTACAAGAACTGAGACTGAAGGGAGAGAAGCTGAAGAAAGAGCTTAATGAGAAGCTCCAAGAGCAGGTGAAGGACAAGATAGAAATATTGAGAAAAGCACGGGAACAAGTAGCAAAGGGAGAGAAATTAGAAGAGGAGGAGATAAAGGAGGTCGAAAAGGTTAAGAAAGAGTTAGAAGAGATGCTAAAATCGATGAGTCTCGAGGTGGTCGGTTTGACTAAGAAGAAAGTGCCCACAGCCCCGCCGGTGTTGGAGAAGAAATTAAAGAAGGCGGATGAAGTGATAAAGAGTGAAATAGAGAAAGTGATTGATATGATAGGCTTGAGAGGGAAAATAGATGAGTTAAAGGCAGAGATTTC
- the LOC109705683 gene encoding pentatricopeptide repeat-containing protein At3g29230-like: MQRSTLPLGQLIPHLLRSCVFFHQLKQIHGLLLTSSLSLSPTLSSLLLRRATELGSMPYAERLFSSPLHPPHVLLHNAMIRGYAHHGPYENALHLFDEMPLRGLAPNSFTYPYLISACARLGSSGFGKKLHCRVIKDGFDGVPVIGSSLLNFYLELDMSDARRVFDGLALKSVGLWNKMIAEYVNFGDINSAREVFDGMPERDVVSWNAMFSGYVKSKYVEEAKELFQRMPKKDIVSWTAMVRALADSGDLRGARKLFDEMPERNVVSWNCMLASYTQNGKFRQALDLFLRMRSEKVAPDGYTAVSALSACAHLGDLKIGKWIHFNLINSGLRLEAIIGTSLVEMYSKCGDIDRALLTFLKMITKDVFCWNVMIKALAMHGKCADAMKLFALLKRESLVLNDYTFMGILFACSHGGLVEEGKKIFDSMEREFRVRPKIEHFGCLIDMLCRDGRVEEAKRVIKEMPYKPDIAIWGALLGGCRVSNDVVSINKANGMRLRVLERRWKMEKFGRALDVVLFLRDADAAL; the protein is encoded by the exons ATGCAACGTTCGACACTTCCCCTCGGCCAATTAATCCCCCACCTCCTTCGCAGCTGCGTCTTCTTCCACCAGCTGAAGCAAATCCATGGCCTCCTCCtcacctcctccctctccctctccccaaccctctcctccctcctcctccgccgcgccaccgagCTCGGATCCATGCCCTACGCCGAGCGCCTCTTCTCCTCGCCCCTCCACCCTCCGCACGTCCTCCTCCACAACGCCATGATTAGAGGGTACGCGCACCACGGGCCCTACGAGAACGCCCTccacctgttcgacgaaatgcctcTCAGAGGCCTCGCCCCCAACAGTTTCACCTACCCGTACCTCATCTCCGCGTGCGCTCGCCTCGGGAGCTCCGGGTTCGGGAAGAAACTCCATTGCCGGGTTATCAAAGACGGGTTCGACGGTGTTCCCGTGATTGGGAGTTCCCTTCTCAATTTTTATCTAGAATTGGATATGTCCGATGCGCGGAGAGTTTTCGATGGGTTGGCGTTGAAATCGGTAGGATTATGGAATAAGATGATCGCTGAGTATGTGAATTTTGGCGATATCAATTCCGCGAGGGAGGTGTTCGATGGAATGCCGGAGAGGGACGTGGTGTCGTGGAATGCGATGTTTTCGGGGTATGTGAAGTCTAAGTATgtagaagaagcaaaagagttATTTCAAAGGATGCCGAAGAAAGATATAGTGTCGTGGACGGCGATGGTGAGAGCTTTAGCGGATTCTGGTGATCTTAGGGGTGCGAGGAAATTGTTTGATGAGATGCCCGAGAGGAATGTGGTGTCGTGGAATTGCATGCTTGCTAGTTATACCCAGAACGGCAAATTTAGGCAGGCGCTCGATCTCTTTCTTCGGATGCGGTCGGAGAAAGTGGCTCCCGACGGGTACACTGCCGTGTCTGCGTTGTCGGCTTGTGCCCATTTAGGAGACTTGAAGATCGGGAAATGGATACATTTCAATTTAATAAATAGCGGGCTTCGGTTAGAAGCTATAATTGGCACTTCCCTCGTGGAAATGTATTCAAAATGTGGAGATATAGATAGAGCCCTCCTAACCTTCCTCAAGATGATAACGAAGGATGTGTTTTGTTGGAATGTAATGATCAAAGCGCTTGCAATGCATGGAAAGTGCGCGGATGCTATGAAACTCTTCGCCTTGCTGAAAAGAGAAAGCCTCGTGCTCAACGACTATACATTTATGGGCATCTTATTTGCATGTAGTCATGGGGGTTTGGTCGAAGAAGGTAAGAAGATCTTCGATTCGATGGAGAGGGAATTTAGGGTTCGACCGAAGATCGAACACTTCGGGTGTTTGATCGATATGCTTTGTCGAGACGGCCGTGTTGAAGAGGCTAAGAGGGTGATTAAGGAAATGCCCTATAAGCCTGATATTGCTATTTGGGGAGCTTTGCTTGGTGGGTGTAGAGTTAGCAATGATGTTGTATCAATCAATAAG GCCAATGGAATGAGGCTGAGAGTGCTAGAGAGAAGATGGAAGATGGAAAAGTTTGGAAGAGCACTGGATGTAGTGTTGTTCTTGAGGGATGCTGATGCAGCATTGTAG
- the LOC109705690 gene encoding transcription factor LAF1-like, which yields MGCRTCEKPKMNYRKGLWSPEEDQRLRDYILNHGLSCWSAVPAKAGLQRNGKSCRLRWINYLRPGLKRGIFSQEEEQIVMSLQAQLGNKWSQIAAHLPGRTDNEVKNYWNSYLKKRVAKDEGSAGPSSTISSVDSTGHNRNPRDEESNKIAPPLSTEPLEVSNLDSGQTVTTSSNQCSSSKGAADALLPKVLFSDWLAFDHENNLSLPSLSDGSNCINWGSSSTCLYANEGLQMDQQFSSEYEHEAAVQIPGGGFFDLLFMGGGYGSFNTNYDACF from the exons ATGGGGTGTAGGACATGCGAGAAGCCGAAGATGAACTATCGGAAGGGCTTATGGTCGCCCGAAGAAGATCAGAGGCTTAGAGATTACATACTTAACCATGGCCTTAGCTGCTGGAGTGCAGTTCCTGCGAAAGCTG GCCTGCAAAGAAATGGAAAGAGCTGTAGGCTGAGGTGGATCAACTATTTGAGGCCCGGATTAAAGCGCGGAATCTTTTCGCAGGAGGAGGAGCAAATTGTTATGAGCCTTCAGGCCCAGTTAGGCAATAA GTGGTCGCAGATTGCCGCGCACTTACCAGGAAGGACAGACAACGAGGTAAAGAACTACTGGAACTCCTACCTCAAAAAGAGAGTTGCGAAAGACGAAGGCTCAGCCGGTCCCAGCTCTACAATATCATCTGTTGACTCAACTGGCCACAATCGAAACCCCCGCGACGAAGAGAGCAACAAGATCGCACCTCCTCTCTCTACCGAGCCACTCGAAGTGTCGAACCTCGACTCGGGCCAAACTGTAACAACAAGCAGCAACCAATGCAGCTCATCGAAAGGCGCGGCCGACGCTCTCCTCCCTAAGGTTTTGTTCTCCGATTGGCTCGCATTCGATCACGAGAACAACTTGAGCTTACCGAGCCTAAGCGACGGCTCGAATTGCATCAACTGGGGCTCGAGCTCAACCTGTTTATATGCCAATGAAGGTTTACAAATGGACCAACAGTTTAGCAGTGAATATGAGCATGAAGCCGCAGTTCAAATTCCCGGAGGCGGATTCTTTGATCTCCTCTTCATGGGAGGGGGTTATGGTAGCTTCAACACAAATTATGATGCATGCTTTTGA